From Phragmites australis chromosome 5, lpPhrAust1.1, whole genome shotgun sequence, a single genomic window includes:
- the LOC133917327 gene encoding anther-specific protein SF18-like, with the protein MERICTSISLANQDQDMQSCTSINLRYLESIHDQDMHIHFQVHGGAEAELCTSHSKTFHGWCGNSANCASVCVSEKYTGGYCHGVVLRQCICTKDCGGGDGGGEGGETPPGGGEGGKTPPDSGGGKVPPGGGGGKTPPGCGGGETPPGGGCGGEGKAPPGGGCGGGGKTPPGGGCGGGGKAPPVKLTVRILRGHA; encoded by the exons ATGGAGAGGATATGCACATCGATTTCGCTGGCTAATCAGGACCAAGATATGCAATCATGCACATCCATAAATCTGCGCTACCTCGAGAGCATCCACGACCAGGATATGCACATCCATTTTCAGGTGCATGGAG GTGCCGAGGCCGAGCTGTGCACCTCGCACAGCAAGACCTTCCACGGGTGGTGCGGCAACAGCGCGAATTGCGCATCCGTCTGCGTCTCAGAGAAGTACACCGGCGGCTACTGCCACGGCGTTGTGCTCCGGCAGTGCATTTGCACTAAGGACTGCGGAGGTGGCGACGGAGGCGGTGAAGGAGGTGAAACCCCGCCCGGCGGTGGTGAAGGAGGTAAAACCCCACCCGACAGTGGAGGAGGTAAAGTCCCGCCCGGCGGTGGTGGAGGTAAAACCCCGCCCGGTTGTGGAGGAGGTGAAACCCCGCCCGGCGGTGGTTGCGGTGGAGAAGGTAAAGCCCCGCCCGGCGGTGGTTGTGGAGGAGGAGGTAAAACCCCGCCCGGCGGTGGTTGTGGTGGAGGAGGTAAAGCCCCGCCGGTGAAGTTGACTGTGAGGATCCTCAGAGGCCATGCATGA